From a region of the Saccharomycodes ludwigii strain NBRC 1722 chromosome VII, whole genome shotgun sequence genome:
- the SPR3 gene encoding septin SPR3 (similar to Saccharomyces cerevisiae YGR059W | SPR3 | SPorulation Regulated): MTETPIFNTSVIIENLKNETTGKLLNAEKELEISFIKQQMLKKQQERSRLFDKLKITIPENNSLEINDTSMGQETKNSKPIQKKKYQTVTHATDSLPSYEEIISKSTEYKDEQLDNSSQSTVGLVVFAKNDKNQAAPSEKLISGMRQNPEMLNSDLAAVEVGTKANTENSLPKNEDVQESKNVFVVAEPLDSDRLVGIGELPLQKMKLTARNGAYFNLMVVGQSGLGKTTFINTLFGTSILPNIWNQIESLMKTPNVTFNKTTSIVRHTSILEEKDISLKFTVIDTPGFGDCSNNSFSWEPITNYIDEQFRSYMFQEEQPDRSPIEDRRVHCCLYFIQPSNKGLSTLDIESMKEISKRVNLIPIIAKGDGLLPKDLQIFKKTIRSILQAQNIKICEFIQKEKDPGCSLIFKDFPYSIIGSESKTLNEEHKLVYGRKYKWGVSEVENEKHCDFVKLRNVLMKENLVDLVLSTEAYYEKCRTKLLETRILQAKDSLINVSGVKKKDEEVINIGITKKGLSELDFDNLNSNKLDNYKCYYIFDKLYMDELVIEWSPIFIHKQWEAKQKFNEIVLLEEKKFKDWKKALFNRQTGFNIEIENLHKKVKLLQKNCQELEKNINMSRELFNHPHKLAMKNPILAKELSPKLYHN; the protein is encoded by the coding sequence atgactgAAACACCAATATTTAATACAAGTGTTATCATTGAAAACCTCAAAAATGAAACTACTGGTAAACTTTTAAATGCCGAAAAAGAACTTGAAATATCTTTCATTAAACAGCAAATGCTTAAAAAGCAACAAGAAAGAAGTAGGTTATTcgacaaattaaaaataactattCCAGAAAACAATTCTCTGGAAATAAATGACACAAGTATGGGACaggaaacaaaaaactCAAAGccaattcaaaaaaaaaaatatcaaaccGTTACCCATGCAACTGATTCGTTGCCCTCTTATGAAGAAATAATTTCCAAATCAACAGAATATAAAGACGAACAGCTAGATAATTCATCGCAAAGCACTGTGGGCTTGGTTGTTTTTGCCAAAAACGACAAAAATCAAGCAGCACCTAGTGAAAAGTTAATTTCTGGTATGAGACAAAATCCAGAAATGTTAAACTCAGATTTAGCTGCTGTGGAAGTTGGAACCAAAGCAAATACTGAAAATTCCCTCccaaaaaatgaagatgTACAAGAAAgcaaaaatgtttttgtgGTTGCTGAACCATTAGATTCGGATAGATTGGTGGGTATTGGAGAATTGCcattacaaaaaatgaaattaacAGCTAGAAATGGCGCCTATTTTAATCTAATGGTCGTCGGTCAAAGCGGTTTAGGTAAAACAACTTTCATCAACACTCTTTTTGGTACTTCTATTTTGCCCAATATTTGGAATCAAATAGAAAGCTTAATGAAAACACCCAATgttacttttaataaaactacATCGATTGTTAGGCATACAAGCATTTTGGaggaaaaagatatttcCTTGAAATTCACTGTTATTGACACTCCTGGGTTTGGTGACTGTTCGAataattcattttcatGGGAGCCAATCACTAATTACATTGACGAACAATTTAGAAGCTATATGTTTCAAGAAGAACAGCCAGACAGGAGTCCCATAGAAGACAGAAGAGTACATTGCTGTTTGTATTTCATTCAACCCTCAAACAAAGGATTAAGCACTTTAGATATTGAGAGCATGAAAGAAATTTCCAAAAGAGTGAACTTGATCCCGATTATAGCTAAAGGCGACGGTTTGCTGCCTAAAGATTTAcagatttttaaaaaaacaatcagAAGTATTCTCCAAGCtcaaaacataaaaatatgtgaatttattcaaaaggaaaaagacCCAGGTTGtagtttaatttttaaggATTTCCCCTATTCCATCATTGGATCAGAGTCCAAAACTTTAAATGAAGAGCATAAACTAGTATATGGTAGGAAGTACAAATGGGGTGTTTCGGAGgtagaaaatgaaaaacacTGTGATTTTGTTAAATTAAGAAATGTTTTGATGAAGGAAAATTTGGTTGATCTTGTCTTGAGTACTGAAGCTTATTATGAAAAGTGTAGAACAAAATTGTTGGAAACTAGAATTTTGCAAGCTAAGGATAGTTTGATCAACGTTTCTGGtgtgaagaaaaaagatgagGAAGTGATAAATATTGGTATTACCAAAAAAGGATTATCTGAGTTGGACtttgataatttaaattcaaaCAAATTGGACAATTATAAGTGCTACTACATTTTTGATAAACTGTATATGGATGAGTTGGTAATCGAATGGTCTCCGATTTTTATCCATAAGCAATGGGAAGCCAAGCAAAAATTCAatgaaattgttttattggaggaaaaaaaatttaaagattGGAAAAAAGCTTTATTTAATAGACAAACAGGGTTTAATATCGAGATTGAAAATTTGCATAAGAAAGTCAAATTGCTCCAAAAAAACTGTCAAGAGTTggaaaaaaacattaatatGTCAAGAGAACTCTTCAACCATCCGCACAAACTAGCAATGAAAAATCCCATTTTGGCCAAGGAGCTTTCGCCAAAATTGTATCACAattaa
- the PEF1 gene encoding Pef1p (similar to Saccharomyces cerevisiae YGR058W | PEF1 | Penta-EF-Hand protein), protein MGKKIINYVGGDNLPLYSTPEQSLEESKQQEEEERRRKLKYDLYIQKQQQIRRKEILKKQMEAAAAVASSSSASSSPVSTSRINSLNSEVSNHNGMPNSPSNKPASVAPYRLSSSNINYTDSYNGSTGSVNTNNSDRPLPPPCRTRPPPDISNCSTQPHSIQKTSPDTTVAGKNNNSEAVAELATNLFHRFDVKKSGRLSVSDLQKVLQNDDSSPFGFSSVDSLVNLFGVSRFGSLNLNEFIYMYHKIKGWREIYIACDVNLSHTLTVLEFSQAIKDMGYRISVEVIENLFDQFAEYKDGTKCLKFDKFVESVVWLIRLTKVFRKYDENSNGIAIIHYKDFIDIALYLGKFLPH, encoded by the coding sequence ATGGGCAAGaagattataaattatGTTGGCGGGGACAACTTACCTTTATATTCAACACCAGAACAATCATTGGAAGAAAGTaaacaacaagaagaagaagaacgTAGAAGAAAACTAAAATATGACTTATACATCCAAAAACAGCAACAAATTCGGCGCAAAGAGATTCTAAAAAAACAGATGGAAGCTGCTGCTGCAGTTGCCTCTTCCTCGTCCGCATCATCATCTCCCGTATCAACAAGTAGAATAAATAGCTTAAATAGTGAAGTGAGCAATCATAATGGTATGCCTAATTCACCAAGTAATAAACCAGCTTCAGTTGCGCCTTACAGactttcttcttcaaatattaattatacTGATAGCTACAATGGTAGCACAGGCAGTGTCAATACAAACAATAGTGACAGGCCACTGCCGCCTCCTTGTAGAACAAGACCGCCTCCGGATATATCAAACTGCTCAACACAACCACACTCTATACAAAAAACTTCACCGGATACTACAGTTGCTggcaaaaacaataatagtgaGGCTGTCGCCGAACTGGCAACCAATTTATTTCATAGATTCGATGTTAAAAAGTCAGGAAGGTTATCAGTTAGTGATTTACAAAAAGTCTTACAAAACGATGATTCTTCGCCCTTTGGTTTTTCGTCAGTTGACTCCTTAGTGAATTTATTCGGAGTCAGTCGATTTGGTAGcctaaatttaaatgagtttatatatatgtatcaTAAGATTAAAGGTTGGAGAGAAATTTATATTGCATGTGATGTAAATTTATCGCATACTTTAACTGTTTTAGAGTTTTCTCAAGCCATCAAAGATATGGGGTACAGAATCTCAGTTGAAGTTATAGAAAACTTGTTTGATCAGTTTGCGGAATACAAGGATGGAACAAAATGTTTAAAGTTTGATAAATTTGTAGAAAGTGTTGTTTGGTTGATAAGGTTGACGAAAGTTTTCCGGAAATATGACGAAAATAGTAATGGGATAGCTATAATTCATTACAAagattttattgatattgcGTTGTATCTGGGTAAATTTTTACCTCATTGA
- a CDS encoding SDR family oxidoreductase (similar to Saccharomyces cerevisiae YDR541C | aldehyde reductase), with protein MPPKQEKETVLVSGASGFIAEHIIHQLLETNKYKIIGSVRTQNKADLLHKLFENTPDLSFVIVPDLSFPNAFDEAFIKIGDQLNYIFHTASPFFVFSENPEKDLLIPAINGTKAILEATVKYAFNVKKVIITSSYAAVTTPEIDATSGEIITEENWNPITLGEGLQNGIKGYFASKTFAEKAAWDFIKENNKVKFTLTTILPTLVLGEQLFDQNIIPGKTLNTSAELVNRLVHSNIDTPIDNEIYGAYISVQDVARSHLEVLFNNNLDGKRLLVSQGRYTLQTIIDIININFPTLRGKIAKGVRGTDTAKIASLATINNSVTKELLGFRFRNLESIIIGTVAQILKVIGK; from the coding sequence atgccacctaaacaagaaaaagaaactgTGCTTGTTAGCGGTGCATCCGGATTCATTGCAGAACATATTATTCATCAGCTGCTAGAAACAAATAAGTATAAAATAATCGGTAGTGTTAGAACTCAAAATAAAGCCGATTTATTGCacaaattatttgaaaatactCCAGATTTATCATTTGTAATTGTGCCAGATCTTTCGTTTCCAAATGCCTTTGATGAagcttttattaaaataggTGATCAACTAAATTACATCTTTCACACCGCATCTCCTTTTTTCGTATTTTCGGAAAATCCagaaaaagatttgttAATTCCAGCTATCAATGGCACCAAAGCTATCTTGGAAGCCACTGTGAAATATGCATTCAATGTTAAAAAAGTGATTATCACTTCTTCATATGCAGCTGTAACGACTCCAGAAATAGATGCTACATCGGGAGAGATAATCACAGAGGAAAATTGGAACCCGATAACCTTGGGGGAGGGCTTGCAAAATGGAATCAAGGGATATTTTGCTTCCAAAACTTTTGCAGAAAAGGCTGCCTGGGATTtcataaaagaaaataataaagtaaaattCACTTTGACCACCATTTTGCCAACTCTGGTCTTGGGTGAACAGTTATTTgatcaaaatattattccTGGCAAGACATTAAACACTTCTGCTGAACTAGTAAATAGACTTGTCCATTCAAACATAGATACACCAATAGACAATGAAATATATGGTGCCTACATTTCAGTACAAGATGTAGCAAGAAGCCATCTGGAAGTCTTATTCAATAACAATTTAGATGGGAAAAGATTATTGGTCAGTCAAGGAAGATACACTTTGCAAAcaattattgatattatcaatataaATTTTCCCACATTGAGGGGGAAAATTGCTAAAGGTGTTCGCGGAACTGATACAGCTAAGATTGCTTCCTTAgctactattaataattctgTAACCAAAGAATTGTTAGGATTTAGATTCAGAAATTTGGAgagcattattattggaacTGTTGCTCAGATTTTAAAAGTCATaggaaaatga
- a CDS encoding TauD/TfdA dioxygenase family protein (similar to Saccharomyces cerevisiae YLL057C | JLP1 | dnaJ-Like Protein), which produces MTVEKHFAPELSAAKLGSGGDTLFADTVEAYKRLSPKFREFLETLSVVHTGKGQAQFSGIEGGIIRREPVESVHPLVREHPVLKEKILFVNQGFSKRIVGLKRGESDVLLDFLTRLVENTHDLQIRAHHTPGSVVIWDNRRTQHGITFDFDKPVLRHLARVTATGERPVVDLKYLNDINYKA; this is translated from the exons ATGACTGTAGAAAAACATTTTGCACCAGAATTATCTGCTGCTAAGCTTG GGTCTGGGGGCGATACTTTGTTTGCCGATACTGTAGAAGCCTACAAGAGGTTATCTCCCAAATTTAGAGAGTTTTTGGAAACTTTGAGCGTTGTGCATACAGGTAAGGGACAAGCTCAATTTTCAGGAATTGAAGGTGGTATTATCCGTAGGGAACCAGTTGAAAGCGTTCATCCCTTGGTTAGAGAACATCCTGTtttgaaggaaaaaattttatttgtcaACCAAGGATTTTCTAAAAGAATTGTTGGACTAAAAAGGGGTGAAAGTGATGTTCTTTTAGACTTTTTAACCAGATTGGTCGAAAATACCCATGATTTGCAAATTAGAGCACACCATACCCCTGGTTCCGTTGTTATCTGGGATAATAGAAGAACTCAACATGGGATAACTTTTGATTTTGACAAGCCGGTCTTGAGACATTTGGCCAGAGTCACTGCTACGGGTGAACGTCCGGTTGTTGActtgaaatatttaaatgatataaATTACAAGGCATAA
- the RCO1 gene encoding Rco1p (similar to Saccharomyces cerevisiae YMR075W | RCO1 | essential component of the Rpd3S histone deacetylase complex), whose translation MSTDEKNKPRRSKRSIAKVDYRNTKTWNIILDDESNNIGTKKPTKTTSSPTKYTAETGKPKTGKPKTEKTEQAIIRPVTSKPNITKNKETENTVFNEPEVHELISQTTGVPLSVGPSEKIKHEAYWNYDKQNNTEQIIKFTSKYKSNINESSNITHESYIRESRKRLNSDLLTTPLKHKSPSKKRTKQVQQHKKKLFGQNNEDGSVLATKSTEEATTTTDSTQQNRDYCQCCNQTGLFLCCDTCPNSFHFSCYHPILDPDNLPEGTWSCIECLAKKPDYLSNSSKFLPVLQSVENPTQLIDNMLQNKQSDKIPKTVTPVKGTRMFGKLLQKMTRLNPRQFRLPSHIINNFDKISRDDGNNGEFHIANEWKRSLTLKQIKNGKYNRMDQLIYPDLHILEPKPAQEDITYRPGFLKCYKCGKTSMGNGDSPYLEKFIVKCEYCYTPWHLDCLGITSFKNLGKKWKCPLHAEEPKYIWKNKTLVYPTLPCEVKNDGNVKIVTFPFEKEYIENNEVSKEQIVLTEQSVQLDFVDKIYKTREAQHNQYLKSQERILDKILCNYTMISGLPNLLYFSSDRNLKKLWDFKELCNIANLDNNLESETLSDVEILQLKTLKKILESKDKKEVLNFFGIK comes from the coding sequence ATGTCAactgatgaaaaaaataaacctaGGCGTTCAAAAAGATCAATCGCTAAGGTCGATTATAGAAATACCAAGACATGGAACATTATTCTGGACGATGAAAGTAACAACATAGGTACAAAGAAACCCACCAAGACCACTTCATCCCCCACTAAGTATACTGCTGAAACGGGGAAACCTAAAACGGGGAAACCTAAAACTGAAAAAACCGAACAAGCTATAATACGACCTGTAACGTCAAAACcaaatattacaaaaaataaagaaactGAAAATACTGTTTTTAACGAACCTGAGGTGCATGAGTTAATATCTCAAACAACAGGTGTGCCATTGAGTGTCGGTCCCTCCGAGAAAATTAAGCATGAAGCTTATTGGAACTATGACAAACAGAATAATACAGAACagattataaaatttactTCCAAATACAAATCTAACATTAATGAATCAAGTAATATCACTCATGAAAGCTATATAAGGGAATCGAGGAAAAGGCTAAATTCGGATCTTTTAACTACTCCTTTAAAACACAAGTCTCCTTCAAAAAAGAGAACGAAACAAGTTCAGCAacataagaaaaaattatttggccaaaataatgaagatgGATCAGTATTGGCAACTAAGTCAACAGAAGAAGCTACAACTACTACTGATTCAACACAACAGAACAGGGATTATTGCCAATGTTGCAATCAAACAGGACTATTTCTTTGTTGTGACACGTGCCCGAATtcctttcatttttcatgTTATCATCCTATTTTGGATCCAGATAATTTGCCAGAGGGAACATGGTCATGCATTGAATGTTTAGCTAAAAAACCAGATTATTTATCAAACTCCTCAAAATTTCTACCTGTTTTACAATCTGTCGAGAATCCAACACAATTAATTGACAACATGCttcaaaataaacaatcGGATAAAATACCTAAAACAGTAACTCCAGTTAAGGGAACCAGAATGTTTGGGAAACTTTTACAGAAAATGACCAGACTTAATCCCCGACAATTCCGTTTACCATCCCACATTATCAATAATTTCGATAAAATCTCCAGAGATGACGGAAATAATGGCGAGTTTCATATTGCAAACGAGTGGAAACGTTCTTTAACACTAAAGCAAATTAAAAACGGCAAGTATAACAGAATGGACCAATTAATCTATCCAGATCTACATATACTAGAACCTAAGCCTGCACAAGAAGATATTACTTATAGACCTGGTTTTTTGAAATGTTACAAATGCGGGAAAACATCGATGGGGAATGGAGATTCGCCATATTTAGAGAAATTTATTGTAAAATGTGAATATTGCTACACTCCTTGGCATTTGGATTGTTTAGGAATCACGAGCTTTAAAAACTTGGggaaaaaatggaaatgtCCTTTGCATGCAGAAGaaccaaaatatatatggaaaaataaaacactaGTGTACCCGACTTTACCTTGTGAGGTAAAGAACGATGGAAATGTGAAGATCGTAACGTTCCCATTTGAAAAAGAGTATATTGAGAATAATGAAGTGTCTAAAGAACAAATAGTTTTGACTGAACAAAGTGTTCAATTAGATTTTGTGGacaaaatttataaaaccAGAGAAGCACAACACAATCAATATTTGAAATCACAAGAAAGAATACTCGACAAGATTTTATGCAATTATACAATGATATCAGGCTTGCCTAACTTGTTGTATTTCAGTAGCGACAGgaatttaaagaaattatgggattttaaagaattatGTAATATTGCTAATttagataataatttgGAAAGCGAAACATTGTCGGATGTTGAAATATTGCAACTAAagactttaaaaaaaattctggagtcaaaagacaaaaaagaagtgctaaacttttttggaataaaataa
- the PDS5 gene encoding sister chromatid cohesion factor PDS5 (similar to Saccharomyces cerevisiae YMR076C | PDS5 | Precocious Dissociation of Sisters), producing MSNRNNQNLQFNKEIISSIDYHIPLQELIERLSELHDELSNIDQDTINLVSVDKYRKDLLDSKLIANKSNGVQAFTACCLSDILRIYAPDAPYTDNELAEIFKLFFRQLKYLSDPENGYFLQQVYLLTKLVEVRSIVLITDLPKSANLISKLFQVFYDPQSNQIPISKLSLVGDLLGEVVSEADVLSMDVLKLIFNKFLTYDLNSVPRGLNVAHDSCFQFTLHICEKYSNRMGRHLTKFYSEILYGLASTNKANKNSNHNYREEEEGNKEDGIVNITSVNDESYKTLTNLHTLVLKLWLYVPELLSSINGFLFQELNSLNYFVRISATKLIGDILGTRQPNMNYVTAYNETYKAWLTKVADSNSKVRISWVKTVAKIFNNSQNDIISNDICNGVCKTLMDVDIRVRLAAVQIFDKISVEIIWLYMKTSLVFQELFHFTRDKNQDIRETVLAFLSSFYQTTMTKHYNVSINNQELVEITNKIPTVLLNLYYINDKIINQIVDKYLLEKIIPYNEESAKKRVDRLLLVTSHLDKKALASFYAFNRRQIELSLVVTKFVEFSELANGLANDENVPVVEGEDVSNGLNQIIKWLSDSLSNSFSTQDILKLFVSMKNKKLYCLLKTIVSSDSPYHTVLSCLVEFSNKLKDARIFDKVKLGSTFTRADFAQIFKLLAYRSAPIYYNISNVEELLKRSDSKHIIDNITEVNPSLFKDQIETLQNTIKQYGLDEKALTTDAVDTLKTIYRIGKAHRHYLETKDTFFIDRLKDFSISGLPYEAKYATKILGLLDGSEKILQSILDSILPLKKGGGAALILTASEIYKLRPELLKESTTDIVTFVLSNILLANEITSDDENDTWIADEFLNKTENNIIASKVFSLELLKNSLIAISNDLSTDQIIKEAFINKTLKLFIFLVATGGELINESNKEFYPTPVEFQRKLRCVAGIQLLKLAKVHELNKFIGSESVEKLVNLMEDESLQVRETFITYLKKYISEEKISIKFLPLIFFVAFEPDKTLKHDTRIWIQFMCRKEIFKRNTFFERGFPRLIHYIAHHPDVSDGLDEGNERIVKLKNALEYLVFFFDNILTKENISLLYYLAGRIKQYTDKVQDNKEYIYIISELCQLVLLEIKSLKNWDIPVYSGKLNLPSDLFSPIEDPDERQEISFKCYLKNDNLEQIIRHKLNQMGFGKLKAKLLTAEKLKPISKSAIKTTRKYKKKRNVIMDDDDDDDDEDDRYVKKLKPEYPIRKSARPKKDVNYKDSDDDDDDDDDDE from the coding sequence ATGTCCAATagaaataatcaaaatttgCAGTTCAACAAAGAGATCATATCGTCTATTGACTACCATATTCCATTGCAAGAACTTATTGAAAGATTAAGTGAATTACATGATGAATTGTCCAATATTGATCAAGACACTATTAATTTGGTGTCTGTTGATAAGTATAGAAAGGATCTTTTAGATTCAAAACTTATAGctaataaaagtaatggTGTTCAGGCATTTACTGCATGTTGCTTAAGCGATATTTTGAGGATCTATGCTCCAGATGCTCCTTACACTGATAATGAATTAGCtgaaatttttaaactgTTTTTCCGtcaattaaaatatctcTCAGATCCTGAGAACGGATATTTCCTTCAACaagtttatttgttaaCCAAACTAGTAGAAGTTAGGTCTATTGTTTTAATCACAGATTTACCAAAGTCCGCCAACttaatttcaaaacttttCCAGGTCTTTTATGACCCGCAAAGCAACCAAATCCCTATATCAAAATTAAGCTTGGTAGGCGATCTATTGGGTGAAGTCGTTTCAGAAGCAGATGTACTTTCAATGGATGTGCTAAAATTAATCTTTAACAAATTCTTAACCTACGATTTGAATTCTGTTCCACGGGGGCTAAACGTTGCTCATGATTCTTGTTTCCAATTTACTTTACACATTTgtgaaaaatattcaaatagAATGGGCAGGCATTTAACTAAATTTTACTCAGAGATTTTATACGGTCTTGCTTCAACTAACAAagctaataaaaatagtaatcATAATTATAGGGAGGAAGAAGAGGGAAACAAAGAGGATGGTATTGTTAACATCACTAGCGTTAATGACGAAAGTTATAAAACATTGACTAACTTACATACTTTGGTATTGAAGCTGTGGCTATATGTTCCAGAATTACTAAGTTCCATCAATGGGTTCCTTTTCCAAGAATTAAACTctttgaattattttgttcGTATCTCTGCCACAAAATTGATTGGTGACATCTTGGGTACTCGACAACCCAATATGAACTATGTAACCGCTTATAATGAAACCTATAAAGCATGGTTAACAAAAGTTGCAGATTCCAATAGTAAAGTTAGAATTTCATGGGTGAAAACAGTTGCgaaaattttcaataattcaCAGAATGATATAATTTCAAACGATATTTGCAATGGTGTTTGCAAAACCTTGATGGATGTCGATATAAGAGTAAGGCTTGCTGCCGTTCAGATCTTTGATAAAATCTCTGTGGAAATCATATGGTTATATATGAAAACATCATTAGTTTTTCAAGAATTATTCCACTTCACTAGAGACAAAAACCAAGATATTAGAGAAACAGTTTTAGCATTTTTATCCAGTTTTTACCAAACTACTATGACGAAACACTACAATGTCAGCATTAATAATCAAGAGTTGGTGGAGATTACCAATAAAATTCCAACtgttttattgaatttataCTATATTAATgacaaaataattaacCAAATAGTTGACAAGTATctattggaaaaaataattcccTACAACGAAGAATCAGCCAAGAAAAGAGTCGATAGGTTATTACTGGTAACTTCTCATTTGGACAAAAAAGCTTTGGCTTCGTTTTATGCTTTTAACAGAAGACAAATCGAGTTGTCTTTGGTTGTTACAAAATTTGTAGAATTTTCTGAACTTGCAAATGGTTTGGCCAATGATGAAAATGTACCAGTTGTAGAGGGGGAGGACGTTTCTAATGGATTaaaccaaataataaaatggtTGAGTGATTCGCTTTCAAATTCGTTTAGTACAcaagatattttaaaactgtTTGTTTCcatgaaaaataagaaattatattgtttattaaaaacaattgtCTCTTCTGATAGCCCATACCATACAGTATTATCCTGTTTGGTAGAATTCAgcaataaattaaaagatgcaagaatttttgataaagtTAAATTGGGTTCTACTTTTACCAGAGCTGATTTTGCCCAGATTTTTAAACTGTTAGCATATCGGAGCGCACCCATATATTACAATATTTCAAATGTGGAAGAGCTTTTAAAACGTTCTGATTCAAAACACATAATTGACAATATTACAGAAGTGAATCCGTCATTATTCAAAGACCAAATTGAAACTTTACAAAACACTATCAAGCAGTACGGGTTGGACGAAAAAGCACTTACTACGGATGCTGTGGATACATTGAAAACCATTTATAGGATCGGGAAGGCACATAGACACTATTTGGAAACCAAGGATAcgttttttattgatagaTTAAAGGACTTCAGTATCAGTGGACTTCCATATGAGGCTAAATATGCCACTAAAATTTTGGGTTTATTAGATGGCTCAGAAAAGATACTTCAAAGCATATTGGATTCAATCTTGCCATTGAAGAAGGGCGGTGGTGCAGCTTTGATACTGACTGCGTCAGAAATTTACAAGTTGCGTCCGGAATTACTAAAAGAAAGCACAACAGATATAGTTACATTTGTTTtgtcaaatattttattagcTAATGAAATAACtagtgatgatgaaaaCGACACGTGGATCGCtgatgaatttttaaataaaactgaaaataatataattgcATCCAAAGTTTTCAGTCTTGAATTGTTGAAAAACAGCTTGATTGCCATTAGCAATGACTTATCGACGGATCAGATAATTAAAGAGGCATTTATAAACAAGACCTTGAAgcttttcatatttttggtGGCAACAGGTGGTGAATTAATTAATGAATCAAACAAAGAATTTTATCCAACACCAGTGGAATTTCAACGTAAATTAAGATGTGTTGCTGGCATCCAACTATTGAAGCTTGCCAAAGTACATGAATTAAACAAGTTTATTGGTTCAGAAAGCGTTGAGAAATTAGTTAATTTGATGGAAGACGAGTCCCTACAAGTTCGTGAGACTTTCATAACTTACTTGAAGAAATACATAAGTGAAGAAAAGATTTCCATTAAATTTTTGCCGCtgattttctttgttgCCTTTGAACCAGACAAGACATTGAAACACGATACTAGAATATGGATTCAGTTTATGTGTAGAAAAGAgattttcaaaagaaataCATTTTTTGAAAGAGGCTTTCCAAGATTAATTCATTACATAGCACATCATCCTGATGTTTCTGATGGCCTGGATGAGGGCAATGAAAGGATTGTTAAGCTAAAAAATGCTTTGGAATACCtggttttctttttcgATAACATATTGACTAAggaaaatatttctttgttGTACTATTTAGCTGGTAGAATTAAGCAATACACTGACAAAGTGCAAGACAATAaggaatatatatatattatttctgAATTATGCCAACTTGTGCTATTGGAAATTAAATCATTGAAAAACTGGGATATTCCGGTATATTCCGGAAAATTGAATTTGCCGTCAGATTTGTTTTCTCCTATTGAAGATCCTGACGAAAGGCAAGAGATATCCTTTAAATGTTacttaaaaaatgataatttagAACAAATTATTAGACATAAATTAAACCAAATGGGGTTTGGTAAGCTAAAGGCGAAATTGTTGACAGCGGAAAAGTTAAAACCTATATCTAAAAGCGCAATTAAAACtacaagaaaatataagaaaaaaCGTAACGTTATAAtggatgatgatgatgatgatgatgatgaggatgatCGTTATgtgaaaaagttaaaaccAGAATACCCAATAAGAAAAAGTGCTAGACCCAAGAAAGATGTTAACTACAAAGATtcagatgatgatgatgatgatgatgatgatgatgaataa